A window from Vigna angularis cultivar LongXiaoDou No.4 chromosome 7, ASM1680809v1, whole genome shotgun sequence encodes these proteins:
- the LOC108337475 gene encoding protein NRT1/ PTR FAMILY 1.2 isoform X1: MDSSGAANDNLLENGASWSSESENGKGGLRTMPFIIVNECLEKVASYGIMPNMIVYLMNGYGMAIVDGTKVMNTWSAMSNMLSIFGAFLSDSYFGRFLVISIGSFSSLLGLTILWLTAMIPELRTSCESFMLDCSSATAIQLAVLFISMGLISIGAGCIRPCSIAFGADQLTIRETPKNGRPLDSYFNWYYTSIALSTVIALSVIVYIQENLGWKIGFGVPAALMFISAVSFILGSPIYVKAKPGHSLLTSFVQVVVVAIKNRKLCLPDSFDQFYQECDSALLVPTDSLRCLNKACIIRNPETLSNPNGSVLDPWSQCTVRQVESLKSLLRVLPMWSTGIFMIASQTTFSTVQANTMNRTLFGTFKMPAGSFNLVIVITVSIIIPTYDRVMVPLLAKYMDIPRGFSCRSRIGIGLLFVCASKATSAVVETMRRKTAIEEGFEDQPNAVIHMSVLWLVPEFVLLGFAEGFNPIGQVEFFYTYIPKSMSSFAMALFTLQLAAVDIFGNLLVSIVDKITSVGGNESWLSTNINKGHLNYYYALLTCLSILNYFYFLVICWAYGPAPEQKLEASARKEEEQFDYMELPTS, encoded by the exons ATGGACTCTTCTGGTGCGGCGAACGATAATCTCTTGGAAAATGGAGCTTCTTGGTCTTCTGAATCCGAAAATGGGAAGGGAGGTTTGCGAACCATGCCTTTCATCATAG TGAACGAGTGTCTGGAGAAGGTGGCGAGCTACGGAATCATGCCCAACATGATAGTGTACCTGATGAATGGTTACGGAATGGCTATTGTGGACGGTACAAAAGTGATGAATACTTGGTCTGCCATGTCCAATATGTTGTCCATCTTCGGGGCCTTCCTCTCCGATTCTTACTTTGGTCGATTCCTCGTCATTTCCATCGGTTCCTTCTCCAGCCTTCTT GGTTTAACAATTTTGTGGTTAACTGCTATGATACCAGAGCTAAGAACTTCCTGTGAATCATTCATGCTAGACTGCAGTTCTGCTACCGCAATTCAACTAGCAGTTTTGTTCATTTCCATGGGATTAATCTCCATTGGAGCTGGTTGCATCCGACCTTGTTCCATAGCATTTGGAGCAGATCAACTAACAATTAGAGAAACGCCCAAAAACGGGAGGCCCTTGGATAGCTACTTTAATTGGTATTATACCTCAATTGCTTTATCAACTGTGATTGCTTTGAGCGTAATTGTGTACATTCAAGAAAATcttggatggaaaattggatTTGGAGTACCTGCTGCGCTAATGTTCATATCGGCTGTCAGTTTCATTCTTGGTTCACCGATTTATGTCAAAGCAAAACCCGGTCATAGCTTACTCACTAGTTTTGTTCAAGTAGTTGTGGTGGCCATAAAGAACAGAAAACTTTGCCTTCCTGATAGTTTTGATCAGTTTTATCAAGAATGTGATTCAGCTCTCCTGGTCCCCACTGATAGCCTTAG GTGTTTGAACAAAGCTTGCATAATAAGAAATCCCGAGACACTGTCAAACCCTAACGGATCAGTTTTAGATCCATGGAGCCAATGCACAGTAAGACAGGTGGAATCACTGAAATCTTTGCTCAGAGTTCTTCCTATGTGGTCTACTGGCATCTTTATGATTGCCTCCCAAACCACATTCTCTACTGTCCAAGCAAATACCATgaaccgaacactatttggcaCTTTCAAAATGCCTGCAGGATCCTTCAATCTTGTCATCGTAATCACTGTATCAATAATCATTCCCACCTATGATCGTGTAATGGTACCTCTGCTTGCAAAATACATGGACATACCTAGAGGATTCAGCTGTAGATCTCGAATAGGGATAGGATTGTTGTTCGTATGTGCAAGTAAGGCAACATCAGCTGTAGTTGAAACTATGAGACGAAAAACGGCCATTGAAGAAGGCTTTGAGGACCAACCTAACGCTGTAATTCACATGTCAGTTTTATGGCTAGTTCCTGAGTTTGTTTTGCTTGGATTTGCTGAGGGCTTCAATCCAATTGGTCAGGTTGAGTTTTTCTACACTTATATACCCAAGTCCATGTCTAGTTTTGCGATGGCCCTTTTTACTCTTCAGCTTGCTGCCGTCGATATATTTGGAAATTTGTTGGTGAGTATTGTGGACAAGATCACTAGTGTTGGAGGGAATGAGAGCTGGCTTTCAACAAACATTAACAAGGGTCATCTGAATTACTATTATGCACTGCTCACTTGTTTAAGTATACTTAACTACTTCTACTTTCTTGTTATATGTTGGGCTTATGGTCCTGCTCCGGAGCAAAAACTTGAAGCTTCAGCACGCAAGGAAGAAGAGCAATTTGATTACATGGAGTTACCCACTTCCTAG
- the LOC108337475 gene encoding protein NRT1/ PTR FAMILY 1.2 isoform X2, whose translation MDSSGAANDNLLENGASWSSESENGKGGLRTMPFIIVNECLEKVASYGIMPNMIVYLMNGYGMAIVDGTKVMNTWSAMSNMLSIFGAFLSDSYFGRFLVISIGSFSSLLGLTILWLTAMIPELRTSCESFMLDCSSATAIQLAVLFISMGLISIGAGCIRPCSIAFGADQLTIRETPKNGRPLDSYFNWCLNKACIIRNPETLSNPNGSVLDPWSQCTVRQVESLKSLLRVLPMWSTGIFMIASQTTFSTVQANTMNRTLFGTFKMPAGSFNLVIVITVSIIIPTYDRVMVPLLAKYMDIPRGFSCRSRIGIGLLFVCASKATSAVVETMRRKTAIEEGFEDQPNAVIHMSVLWLVPEFVLLGFAEGFNPIGQVEFFYTYIPKSMSSFAMALFTLQLAAVDIFGNLLVSIVDKITSVGGNESWLSTNINKGHLNYYYALLTCLSILNYFYFLVICWAYGPAPEQKLEASARKEEEQFDYMELPTS comes from the exons ATGGACTCTTCTGGTGCGGCGAACGATAATCTCTTGGAAAATGGAGCTTCTTGGTCTTCTGAATCCGAAAATGGGAAGGGAGGTTTGCGAACCATGCCTTTCATCATAG TGAACGAGTGTCTGGAGAAGGTGGCGAGCTACGGAATCATGCCCAACATGATAGTGTACCTGATGAATGGTTACGGAATGGCTATTGTGGACGGTACAAAAGTGATGAATACTTGGTCTGCCATGTCCAATATGTTGTCCATCTTCGGGGCCTTCCTCTCCGATTCTTACTTTGGTCGATTCCTCGTCATTTCCATCGGTTCCTTCTCCAGCCTTCTT GGTTTAACAATTTTGTGGTTAACTGCTATGATACCAGAGCTAAGAACTTCCTGTGAATCATTCATGCTAGACTGCAGTTCTGCTACCGCAATTCAACTAGCAGTTTTGTTCATTTCCATGGGATTAATCTCCATTGGAGCTGGTTGCATCCGACCTTGTTCCATAGCATTTGGAGCAGATCAACTAACAATTAGAGAAACGCCCAAAAACGGGAGGCCCTTGGATAGCTACTTTAATTG GTGTTTGAACAAAGCTTGCATAATAAGAAATCCCGAGACACTGTCAAACCCTAACGGATCAGTTTTAGATCCATGGAGCCAATGCACAGTAAGACAGGTGGAATCACTGAAATCTTTGCTCAGAGTTCTTCCTATGTGGTCTACTGGCATCTTTATGATTGCCTCCCAAACCACATTCTCTACTGTCCAAGCAAATACCATgaaccgaacactatttggcaCTTTCAAAATGCCTGCAGGATCCTTCAATCTTGTCATCGTAATCACTGTATCAATAATCATTCCCACCTATGATCGTGTAATGGTACCTCTGCTTGCAAAATACATGGACATACCTAGAGGATTCAGCTGTAGATCTCGAATAGGGATAGGATTGTTGTTCGTATGTGCAAGTAAGGCAACATCAGCTGTAGTTGAAACTATGAGACGAAAAACGGCCATTGAAGAAGGCTTTGAGGACCAACCTAACGCTGTAATTCACATGTCAGTTTTATGGCTAGTTCCTGAGTTTGTTTTGCTTGGATTTGCTGAGGGCTTCAATCCAATTGGTCAGGTTGAGTTTTTCTACACTTATATACCCAAGTCCATGTCTAGTTTTGCGATGGCCCTTTTTACTCTTCAGCTTGCTGCCGTCGATATATTTGGAAATTTGTTGGTGAGTATTGTGGACAAGATCACTAGTGTTGGAGGGAATGAGAGCTGGCTTTCAACAAACATTAACAAGGGTCATCTGAATTACTATTATGCACTGCTCACTTGTTTAAGTATACTTAACTACTTCTACTTTCTTGTTATATGTTGGGCTTATGGTCCTGCTCCGGAGCAAAAACTTGAAGCTTCAGCACGCAAGGAAGAAGAGCAATTTGATTACATGGAGTTACCCACTTCCTAG
- the LOC128197799 gene encoding probable inactive linolenate hydroperoxide lyase has protein sequence MVSVFIIYETLRMNPPVPLQFDRARKDFRLTSHDSVYDVKKGELLCGFQNVMRDSLIFDEPDLFKPDRFTKEKGAQLLDYLYWSNGPQSGSPTLSNKQCAGKDVVALTAALLVAHLFRRYDSITDDSSSITALQKSK, from the coding sequence ATGGTGAGTGTATTCATTATCTACGAAACGCTGCGTATGAACCCTCCGGTTCCGCTGCAGTTCGATCGCGCTCGGAAGGACTTCCGTTTGACTTCTCACGACTCTGTTTACGACGTGAAGAAGGGGGAGTTGCTATGCGGCTTCCAGAACGTAATGAGAGACTCTCTCATCTTCGACGAACCGGACCTCTTTAAGCCGGACCGGTTCACGAAGGAAAAAGGGGCCCAGTTGCTGGACTACTTGTACTGGTCCAATGGGCCTCAAAGTGGGTCACCCACTCTGTCCAATAAACAATGCGCCGGCAAGGACGTTGTCGCCCTCACTGCGGCCTTGCTTGTGGCTCACCTGTTTCGCAGGTATGATTCCATCACCGACGATAGCAGTTCCATCACTGCCCTTCAAAAGTCTAAGTGA
- the LOC128197981 gene encoding uncharacterized protein LOC128197981 isoform X2, whose translation MGLNCGGVVVRFGLWVAALSIAGYIVGPPLYWHLVELLNHSSSSSCTPCVCDCSSQPIISIPQFNHVLSNSSFEDCAKHDPKVDGDTENNVAELLSEELNLRETEALKNQRRADMGLLESKKIASQYQKEADKCNSRMETCEEAREKAEMALVAQKNLSALWELRARHKGWQEGLAKSNSRSKGKLHSA comes from the exons ATGGGTTTGAATTGTGGCGGCGTTGTGGTGAGGTTTGGTTTGTGGGTGGCGGCGCTGTCCATTGCCGGCTACATAGTGGGTCCTCCTCTCTACTGGCACCTCGTCGAACTCCTCaaccattcttcttcttcttcttgcactCCCTGCGTCTGTGATTGTTCTTCCCAACCCATCATTTCCATTCCCCAAT TCAATCATGTGCTTAGCAACTCTTCATTTGAAG ATTGTGCAAAGCACGATCCAAAGGTGGATGGAGACACCGAAAACAATGTTGCAGAGCTACTGTCAGAAGAACTAAATCTCCGGGAAACTGAAGCTTTGAAAAATCAGCGTCGTGCTGACATGGGTCTGCTGGAATCTAAGAAGATTGCATCTCAGTATCAAAAAGAAGCAGACAAGTGTAATTCAAGAATGGAGACATGTGAGGAAGCCAGGGAAAAGGCTGAGATGGCCTTAGTGGCTCAGAAGAACCTCTCTGCATTATGGGAACTGAGAGCTCGTCACAAAGGATGGCAAGAAGGGCTTGCCAAATCTAATTCTCGCTCTAAAGGGAAACTGCACTCTGCTTAG
- the LOC128197981 gene encoding uncharacterized protein LOC128197981 isoform X1, with protein MGLNCGGVVVRFGLWVAALSIAGYIVGPPLYWHLVELLNHSSSSSCTPCVCDCSSQPIISIPQYCAKHDPKVDGDTENNVAELLSEELNLRETEALKNQRRADMGLLESKKIASQYQKEADKCNSRMETCEEAREKAEMALVAQKNLSALWELRARHKGWQEGLAKSNSRSKGKLHSA; from the exons ATGGGTTTGAATTGTGGCGGCGTTGTGGTGAGGTTTGGTTTGTGGGTGGCGGCGCTGTCCATTGCCGGCTACATAGTGGGTCCTCCTCTCTACTGGCACCTCGTCGAACTCCTCaaccattcttcttcttcttcttgcactCCCTGCGTCTGTGATTGTTCTTCCCAACCCATCATTTCCATTCCCCAAT ATTGTGCAAAGCACGATCCAAAGGTGGATGGAGACACCGAAAACAATGTTGCAGAGCTACTGTCAGAAGAACTAAATCTCCGGGAAACTGAAGCTTTGAAAAATCAGCGTCGTGCTGACATGGGTCTGCTGGAATCTAAGAAGATTGCATCTCAGTATCAAAAAGAAGCAGACAAGTGTAATTCAAGAATGGAGACATGTGAGGAAGCCAGGGAAAAGGCTGAGATGGCCTTAGTGGCTCAGAAGAACCTCTCTGCATTATGGGAACTGAGAGCTCGTCACAAAGGATGGCAAGAAGGGCTTGCCAAATCTAATTCTCGCTCTAAAGGGAAACTGCACTCTGCTTAG